A region of Gracilinanus agilis isolate LMUSP501 chromosome 3, AgileGrace, whole genome shotgun sequence DNA encodes the following proteins:
- the LOC123239121 gene encoding olfactory receptor 148-like, with the protein MKIHANRADSLLKIKNYSEVTEFILLGIPHTEGLETVLFGIFLFIYIFTLLGNFLILVAIISSSRLHTPMYFFLGLLSTFDMFFPSVSSPKLLVFLSGNSQVISYKGCASQLFFGHFMGCTEGILYSVMSYDRFVAICHPLRYTVIMNPRLCVVLAACTILIGCVHATILTSLTFQLPYCGPNKIDYYCCDIPAIIPLACADNSLVQRVGFTNVGLLTVTLLFTILVSYTRIGIAILRIRSAEGKTKAFSTCSAHLAAIMCAFGPVIIIYIQSTPNPLLCAVVQILNNIVSPMLNSLIYSLRNKEVKRSLKRVFLISLSME; encoded by the coding sequence GGCTGACTCCCTATTGAAGATAAAGAACTATTCAGAGGTGACTGAGTTTATTCTCCTGGGAATCCCTCATACTGAGGGACTGGAGACAGTGCTCTTTGGCATCTTCCTATTCATCTACATCTTCACTCTGCTGGGGAACTTCCTCATCCTTGTGGCCATCATCTCTTCCTCTCGCCTTCATACACCCATGTATTTCTTCTTGGGACTCTTATCTACTTTTGACATGTTTTTTCCTTCAGTGAGTTCTCCCAAATTGCTGGTCTTTCTCTCAGGTAATAGCCAAGTCATCTCTTATAAGGGTTGTGCTTCCCAGCTCTTCTTTGGTCATTTTATGGGGTGCACTGAGGGCATTTTATACTCTGTGATGTCCTATGACCGTTTTGTTGCCATCTGTCATCCACTGCGCTACACAGTTATTATGAACCCCAGACTTTGTGTGGTCCTTGCTGCATGTACCATATTGATAGGTTGTGTCCATGCTACTATACTGACATCACTCACCTTCCAGTTGCCTTATTGTGGCCCCAATAAAATAGACTATTACTGCTGTGACATTCCTGCCATAATACCTCTGGCTTGTGCTGACAACTCACTAGTCCAGAGGGTGGGTTTCACTAATGTTGGTCTTCTGACTGTAACATTACTTTTCACTATTCTTGTCTCCTATACCCGCATTGGGATAGCCATTTTGAGAATTCGCTCTGCTGAAGGCAAGACCAAAGCTTTCTCCACCTGTAGTGCCCACCTTGCTGCAATCATGTGTGCCTTTGGACCAGTTATTATCATCTATATTCAGTCCACACCCAACCCTTTGCTTTGTGCTGTAGTTCAAATTTTGAATAACATTGTCTCACCAATGCTGAACTCCTTAATCTATTCTCTGAGGAACAAGGAAGTAAAAAGATCCTTGAAAAGAGTGTTTT